From the genome of Nitrosomonas sp., one region includes:
- a CDS encoding CDP-alcohol phosphatidyltransferase family protein — MLKHLPNSLTLLRLLLAFVFPFAPEQYRLAIVMIALATEYLDGAVCRWFNLHTPLGALLDPIADKCFVLSVAVIMFVESDITWWQFLLFGARDIAVFCGATFVALEKNWHAFFNVVPRIPGKVATVFQFLVFISFFGLNMIPQWLLVLTIILSVLSAIDYIYLFFKNNFYRDTKNA; from the coding sequence ATGTTAAAGCATTTGCCCAATTCATTGACGCTGTTGCGCCTGCTTCTGGCTTTTGTTTTTCCATTTGCGCCGGAGCAATATCGGTTAGCTATTGTCATGATCGCTTTGGCAACCGAATACCTGGATGGCGCGGTTTGTCGCTGGTTTAACCTGCACACACCACTCGGTGCATTACTGGATCCGATTGCAGACAAATGCTTCGTGCTTTCAGTTGCAGTAATAATGTTTGTCGAATCGGATATCACCTGGTGGCAATTTTTATTATTTGGTGCACGCGATATCGCGGTATTTTGCGGTGCGACATTTGTAGCGTTGGAAAAAAACTGGCATGCATTTTTTAACGTTGTTCCACGTATACCTGGAAAGGTCGCCACGGTATTTCAGTTTCTGGTGTTTATAAGCTTTTTCGGTTTGAATATGATTCCGCAATGGCTGCTTGTGTTGACCATTATTCTCAGTGTTCTGTCTGCGATTGATTATATTTACCTGTTTTTCAAAAACAACTTCTACCGCGATACAAAGAATGCATAG
- a CDS encoding phage tail protein, which yields MADDGSSQSASVWPMPKFYFQVKWDSQVMSFQEVSGLDIQSEEIKYRHGDSPEFSVIKMPGMKKFGNITMKKGVFKGDNKFWDWFKDIKMNTIKRLPVTISLLDEGGNATMVWTLTNAWPSKITSTDLKSEGNEVAIETIEIVHEGLTIANG from the coding sequence ATGGCAGATGATGGATCAAGTCAGTCAGCATCCGTATGGCCCATGCCGAAATTTTATTTCCAGGTTAAATGGGATTCGCAAGTCATGTCGTTTCAGGAAGTCAGCGGTCTTGATATTCAGTCGGAGGAAATCAAGTACCGCCATGGCGACAGCCCCGAGTTTTCGGTGATCAAGATGCCGGGTATGAAGAAATTTGGCAATATCACCATGAAAAAGGGTGTTTTTAAAGGCGACAACAAATTCTGGGACTGGTTTAAAGACATCAAAATGAATACCATTAAACGCCTGCCGGTGACCATCAGTCTGCTCGATGAGGGCGGCAATGCAACCATGGTATGGACATTAACCAACGCCTGGCCGTCCAAAATTACCAGCACCGATTTAAAATCGGAAGGCAATGAAGTGGCGATTGAAACCATCGAGATCGTTCATGAAGGTTTGACGATTGCCAACGGGTAA
- the dacB gene encoding D-alanyl-D-alanine carboxypeptidase/D-alanyl-D-alanine-endopeptidase: MKAMASTGRAGMTVSLSAAETGKHSYHDFAFAMNQKTLAILFLIAVMQSCISFAPLVLAADQLPPPVKQKLTQAGIPESAVGIYVHTIGAPQPEIAFNADAAMNPASVMKLVTTYAGLEILGPAYSWQTVLYAHGKITDGVLHGDLVIKGYGDPKLDLENFWLLIHRLRQTGLHEISGNLILDRTHYDIPDDDPGAFDGQPYRTYNIIPEALLINYRSTALHFMPDPVKNAVRVVTDPVSDSLTVLNNLNLSNKSCGADWHNAMDIDIQANRDDGSSILVVLNGSFSSQCGKRTYLLGLHDSATYTRDLFKQLWSQQGGVFRGDVVISEAPSGLISIKTYHSPPLAEIIRGINKFSNNIAARQLYLTLGTAGSTNRSRSPATLNKSEHALKQWLASKQMFFPELVVENGSGLSRKERISARNMGRLLLAAFDSPVMPEFISSMPIAAVDGTMRNRMADSSVKGLAHMKTGTLNNVRALAGYMLDKSGQRVIVVIFVNHAKAISSRAAMDALLQWTYDRE, translated from the coding sequence ATGAAAGCGATGGCCAGTACCGGACGGGCTGGGATGACGGTTTCTTTATCTGCGGCAGAAACCGGTAAGCATTCTTATCATGATTTTGCCTTTGCAATGAATCAAAAAACACTTGCGATATTGTTTTTGATCGCTGTAATGCAGTCGTGTATTTCATTTGCCCCGCTTGTATTAGCAGCTGATCAACTGCCGCCGCCTGTCAAGCAGAAATTGACTCAGGCAGGTATTCCTGAATCAGCCGTCGGTATTTATGTTCATACAATTGGTGCGCCGCAACCGGAAATTGCATTCAATGCCGATGCAGCCATGAATCCCGCGTCGGTGATGAAGCTGGTGACGACATACGCCGGACTAGAAATATTGGGACCCGCTTATTCCTGGCAAACCGTTTTGTACGCGCATGGCAAAATCACTGACGGTGTTTTGCACGGTGATCTGGTGATTAAGGGCTATGGCGATCCCAAGCTGGATCTGGAGAATTTCTGGCTGCTGATTCACCGCCTGCGTCAGACCGGATTGCATGAGATCAGCGGTAATCTGATTCTGGATCGTACCCATTATGATATTCCGGATGACGATCCCGGCGCATTCGACGGTCAACCCTACCGCACCTACAACATCATTCCTGAAGCGCTGTTGATCAATTACCGTTCTACCGCATTGCATTTCATGCCTGATCCGGTAAAGAACGCGGTCAGAGTGGTGACGGACCCGGTGTCCGACTCGCTGACGGTATTGAATAACCTGAATTTGTCCAACAAATCCTGTGGGGCAGACTGGCACAACGCGATGGATATTGATATTCAGGCAAATCGCGACGATGGCAGCAGCATTCTGGTCGTGCTGAATGGCAGTTTTTCGTCGCAATGTGGCAAACGGACTTATCTGCTGGGATTGCATGACAGCGCCACCTATACACGCGATCTGTTTAAGCAGCTGTGGTCGCAACAAGGGGGGGTGTTCCGGGGCGATGTCGTTATTTCCGAAGCGCCTTCAGGTTTGATCTCTATCAAAACCTATCATTCGCCACCGCTGGCCGAGATCATACGCGGCATTAATAAATTCAGTAACAATATTGCTGCACGGCAGCTGTATTTAACGCTCGGTACAGCCGGATCAACCAACCGTTCTCGGTCGCCGGCAACACTCAATAAGTCGGAACATGCCTTGAAGCAATGGCTGGCGTCCAAACAGATGTTTTTCCCCGAGCTTGTTGTTGAAAACGGTTCGGGTTTGTCGCGAAAAGAGCGTATCAGTGCTCGCAATATGGGACGACTGTTACTGGCAGCTTTTGACAGTCCGGTAATGCCCGAGTTTATTTCGTCAATGCCAATCGCTGCCGTCGACGGCACCATGAGAAACCGCATGGCCGACTCTTCGGTAAAAGGGCTTGCGCATATGAAGACCGGTACGTTAAACAACGTCAGAGCGCTGGCCGGCTATATGCTCGACAAATCAGGACAACGTGTTATCGTGGTGATTTTTGTCAATCATGCCAAGGCGATTTCGTCGCGCGCAGCCATGGATGCATTATTGCAATGGACTTACGACAGAGAGTAG
- the sucC gene encoding ADP-forming succinate--CoA ligase subunit beta, producing MKIHEYQAKEILRNYGVTTPRGIACFSADEAVNAARELGGDVWVVKAQIYAGGRGKGGGVKIAKSLEEVREFAGEMLGMRLVTHQTGPEGQTVRRLFIEEGVDIAKEYYVGMVVDRGSQRVCLMASSEGGMDIEQVAAETPEKIHKIFIDPIAGLTDNEALTIAAKVGIPDAGHDEARQLLKGLYQAFDENDASLAEINPLTLTADNHVLALDAKMNFDDNALFRHPEIVELRDLDEEDPVEVEASEHDLSYIPLDGNIGCLVNGAGLAMATMDIIKLYGGNPANFLDVGGGATAEKVTEAFKLMLKNPKLEAILVNIFGGIMKCDVIAEGVVQAAREVQLTVPLVVRLEGTNVKLGKQILADSGLTIISAENMADAAQKVVNATTGNV from the coding sequence ATGAAAATTCATGAATATCAGGCCAAGGAAATTTTGCGAAACTATGGCGTAACGACTCCCAGAGGCATTGCCTGTTTCAGTGCAGACGAAGCGGTCAATGCAGCACGGGAACTCGGTGGCGATGTGTGGGTAGTCAAGGCGCAGATTTATGCCGGCGGGCGCGGCAAGGGTGGCGGCGTTAAGATTGCCAAATCGCTTGAAGAAGTACGCGAGTTCGCTGGAGAAATGCTCGGAATGCGGCTGGTGACGCATCAAACCGGGCCTGAAGGCCAGACGGTGCGCCGGTTGTTTATCGAGGAAGGGGTCGATATCGCCAAAGAGTATTATGTTGGCATGGTGGTAGACCGCGGCAGTCAGCGCGTGTGCCTGATGGCCAGCTCCGAAGGCGGCATGGATATTGAACAGGTGGCTGCCGAAACGCCGGAGAAAATACACAAGATTTTTATCGATCCGATTGCTGGCTTGACCGATAACGAAGCGCTGACTATCGCAGCCAAAGTCGGTATCCCCGATGCCGGACATGATGAGGCCAGGCAGTTGCTCAAAGGCCTGTACCAGGCGTTTGACGAAAACGATGCGTCGCTCGCGGAAATCAACCCACTGACGCTGACCGCGGATAACCATGTGCTCGCACTCGATGCGAAAATGAATTTCGATGATAATGCGTTGTTCCGCCATCCCGAAATTGTCGAATTGCGCGATCTCGATGAAGAAGATCCGGTTGAGGTCGAAGCGTCGGAACATGATTTGTCGTATATCCCGCTCGACGGCAACATCGGCTGCCTGGTCAATGGCGCCGGGCTGGCAATGGCGACAATGGACATCATCAAGTTGTACGGCGGCAATCCGGCAAATTTTCTCGATGTCGGCGGCGGCGCGACGGCCGAAAAAGTCACCGAAGCATTCAAACTGATGTTGAAAAATCCCAAACTCGAAGCGATTCTGGTGAATATTTTCGGCGGCATTATGAAATGCGATGTGATCGCGGAAGGTGTTGTGCAGGCAGCGCGCGAAGTTCAATTAACGGTACCGCTGGTGGTACGCCTCGAAGGCACCAATGTCAAACTCGGCAAACAGATATTGGCTGATTCGGGGTTGACGATTATTTCCGCTGAAAACATGGCCGATGCCGCGCAGAAAGTTGTCAACGCTACAACCGGAAACGTCTGA
- a CDS encoding DUF5908 family protein, translated as MSIEIKQLLIKSNIVQRTEAENLDSEEERSVLKEELLAECRNLILDMMREKGER; from the coding sequence ATGTCGATAGAGATCAAGCAGTTGCTTATCAAGTCCAATATCGTGCAGCGGACTGAAGCCGAAAACCTGGATTCTGAGGAAGAACGCAGCGTGCTCAAGGAAGAGCTTCTGGCCGAGTGCCGCAATCTGATCCTGGACATGATGCGCGAAAAAGGAGAACGTTAG
- a CDS encoding PAAR domain-containing protein, with product MPPASRITDMHTCPMQTPAVPPIPHVGGPITGPGVATVLIGNLPASVVGDMCVCVGPPDTVVKGSSTVMISGRPAVRMGDTTAHGGSIVAGLPTVMIGG from the coding sequence ATGCCGCCAGCTTCCAGAATTACAGATATGCATACCTGTCCGATGCAAACACCGGCTGTTCCACCTATTCCGCATGTGGGCGGACCTATCACCGGACCCGGTGTCGCCACCGTGCTGATCGGAAATCTGCCAGCCTCTGTCGTCGGCGACATGTGTGTTTGTGTCGGACCACCGGACACCGTGGTAAAAGGGTCGTCAACGGTGATGATCAGCGGCAGGCCAGCCGTCCGGATGGGGGATACGACAGCGCATGGCGGCAGTATTGTTGCCGGTCTGCCGACTGTAATGATCGGTGGATGA
- a CDS encoding DUF4255 domain-containing protein — MINLTVQLLATQLNQYLRRAYDLSEDMVVVSNLLDMDGSVSPNINNKLVIFLTNIEKDSVSRRSPGVHEFGERAVQRNAGIHFNLYIMLTANFSGTNYAEALKFLSSTISFFQRNPLFNHQNTPDMDRRLEKLVLDIENLSIQDLSNLWGALGGKYMPSILYRVRMVTFDAGEITGRQPVVAMPKPFVGSD, encoded by the coding sequence ATGATTAATCTGACCGTACAATTGCTGGCAACACAACTGAATCAGTATTTGCGGCGGGCATACGATCTGAGCGAAGACATGGTGGTTGTGTCCAATTTGCTCGATATGGACGGCAGCGTATCCCCCAATATCAATAACAAGCTGGTTATTTTCCTGACCAATATTGAGAAAGATTCAGTGTCGCGCAGATCGCCTGGCGTGCATGAATTCGGCGAACGGGCCGTGCAGCGCAATGCCGGAATTCATTTTAATCTTTATATCATGTTGACCGCCAATTTCAGTGGCACCAATTATGCAGAAGCACTGAAATTTTTATCCAGTACGATCAGTTTTTTTCAGCGAAATCCACTGTTCAATCATCAGAATACGCCGGATATGGACAGGCGGTTGGAAAAACTTGTTCTCGACATCGAGAATCTGTCCATACAGGATTTGAGTAACCTGTGGGGCGCGTTGGGCGGCAAATACATGCCTTCGATACTTTACCGCGTCCGTATGGTTACATTTGACGCCGGTGAGATTACCGGGCGACAACCGGTCGTTGCGATGCCCAAGCCATTTGTGGGTAGTGATTGA
- a CDS encoding phage tail protein → MADTQFNQVYPPSAFYFKVMFGGTQETTDTSFQEVSGISSEVEVESLVEGGENRFVYQLPKGIKHPNLELKRGIASKDSTLVKWCIDVMEGDFVTAIETKAVRVFLMNEDKKPIRGWLFDSAYPVKWEVESFGSTKNEVAIEKIVLSYNFSKRIV, encoded by the coding sequence ATGGCTGACACACAGTTCAACCAAGTTTATCCGCCGTCGGCATTTTACTTTAAAGTCATGTTCGGTGGCACGCAAGAAACAACGGATACTTCCTTCCAGGAGGTATCCGGAATTTCGTCTGAAGTTGAAGTGGAATCTTTGGTTGAAGGCGGTGAAAACCGGTTTGTTTACCAGCTACCCAAAGGAATCAAGCACCCCAACCTGGAATTAAAGCGTGGCATCGCATCCAAGGATTCGACCTTGGTGAAGTGGTGCATCGATGTGATGGAGGGGGATTTCGTCACAGCGATTGAAACAAAAGCAGTACGTGTTTTTTTAATGAATGAGGATAAAAAACCGATACGTGGATGGCTTTTTGATTCCGCTTATCCTGTGAAATGGGAGGTTGAAAGTTTCGGGTCAACCAAAAATGAAGTCGCCATAGAAAAAATTGTGTTGAGCTATAATTTTTCCAAACGTATTGTATAA
- the vgrG gene encoding type VI secretion system tip protein VgrG, which translates to MADSPLTDSTGVISLTILSNGNAIADTSQIVSVEICFCVNRIPSAKIVVLDGDMPNNDFPVSNSDDFKPGAEIEIKAGYDSNVTSVFSGIVIRHNIKIDGDNYSRLVVYCKDKAVAMTVGRKNANFIDAKDSDIMTQLIGDYSSLTADVSATQTQFKEVVQYYSTDWDFLLTRAEINGYLVTVDAGKIGVKEPQVTDSAQLTVTYGLDLMTFDADLDASAQFSVVKATAWDPSTQAVSEAQASPASLTSQGNIDSAELAKIIAPDYFRLQAAIPLDSTALTDWVNGQQVKSGLARIRGNASFQGSAKAKIGTLIELKGVGDRFNGTVLVTEVRHRIVSGNWVTEIQFGFSEKWFAEQHEIAAPLASGLAPGVQGLQIGIVKKLDSDPDGQYKVQVSVPVMQSDTEGVWARLTNFYGSSDCGAFFIPEIGDEVVLGYFNNDPSNPVILGSLYSSKIKPAYELTAENNTKAIVTKSKLKIEFDEDNKVITLITPNNNQIVISDDQKSILIQDENSNKVELNSSGITLDSPKDIAISAKGKVTIDAVNNIEITSQADINASGLNINHEANVGLVAKGNATAELSASGQTTVKGAMVMIN; encoded by the coding sequence ATGGCAGATTCTCCACTGACGGATAGTACGGGCGTTATTTCATTAACGATATTGAGTAATGGCAATGCAATTGCAGACACGAGCCAGATTGTTTCGGTAGAAATCTGTTTTTGCGTGAACAGGATTCCGTCGGCTAAGATTGTTGTTCTGGATGGTGATATGCCGAATAATGATTTTCCGGTCAGTAATTCGGACGATTTTAAACCGGGTGCTGAGATAGAAATTAAAGCCGGGTATGACAGTAACGTAACCAGTGTGTTTTCAGGAATTGTTATCCGGCACAACATTAAAATCGATGGTGATAATTATTCGCGTCTAGTTGTCTACTGTAAGGATAAAGCGGTGGCGATGACCGTTGGGCGCAAGAATGCCAACTTTATCGATGCAAAAGACAGCGACATCATGACGCAACTCATTGGCGATTATAGCAGTTTAACTGCCGATGTCTCTGCGACGCAAACCCAATTTAAGGAAGTCGTTCAATATTACAGCACCGACTGGGATTTTTTGCTGACACGGGCAGAAATCAACGGCTATCTGGTGACAGTCGATGCGGGAAAAATCGGCGTCAAAGAACCGCAAGTGACGGATAGTGCGCAATTGACGGTTACCTATGGTCTCGATTTAATGACTTTTGATGCAGACTTGGATGCGAGTGCGCAATTTAGCGTGGTTAAGGCCACGGCCTGGGATCCATCAACGCAGGCAGTTTCTGAAGCACAGGCAAGCCCGGCAAGTTTGACCAGTCAGGGCAATATAGACAGCGCCGAGCTTGCCAAAATCATTGCACCGGACTATTTCAGGCTACAGGCGGCCATTCCGCTCGACAGTACTGCGTTAACCGACTGGGTAAACGGCCAGCAGGTGAAATCCGGTTTGGCGAGAATTCGTGGAAACGCATCGTTTCAGGGAAGCGCCAAAGCAAAAATCGGCACATTGATCGAACTGAAAGGCGTGGGCGACCGCTTTAACGGCACTGTGCTGGTGACCGAAGTCAGGCACAGGATTGTCAGTGGCAATTGGGTGACCGAGATTCAATTCGGATTTTCCGAAAAATGGTTTGCGGAACAGCATGAAATTGCTGCACCGCTGGCTTCAGGCCTTGCCCCCGGCGTTCAGGGCTTGCAGATCGGTATTGTTAAAAAACTCGATTCCGATCCGGACGGACAATACAAAGTCCAGGTATCTGTGCCGGTTATGCAATCGGATACCGAAGGCGTATGGGCAAGACTGACTAATTTTTATGGTTCCAGCGATTGTGGCGCATTTTTTATCCCTGAAATCGGCGACGAAGTGGTATTGGGGTATTTCAATAACGATCCTTCCAATCCGGTCATTCTGGGCAGTCTCTATAGCAGCAAAATAAAACCGGCCTATGAATTGACTGCCGAAAACAATACCAAAGCCATTGTTACCAAAAGCAAGCTTAAAATCGAATTTGATGAAGATAATAAAGTCATTACGTTGATCACGCCGAATAACAATCAGATTGTAATCAGCGACGACCAGAAATCCATCCTGATTCAGGATGAAAACAGTAACAAGGTGGAATTGAATTCCAGCGGCATTACTCTGGACAGTCCGAAGGATATCGCAATCAGTGCAAAAGGCAAGGTAACAATTGATGCCGTGAATAATATTGAAATCACTTCGCAGGCGGATATTAACGCCAGCGGACTTAATATCAACCACGAGGCAAATGTCGGTCTTGTCGCTAAAGGCAATGCCACTGCTGAATTGTCCGCAAGCGGGCAGACGACGGTTAAGGGCGCCATGGTCATGATTAACTGA
- a CDS encoding phage tail sheath subtilisin-like domain-containing protein: MGQYKTPGVYIVEKNAFPNSVVEVATAVPAFIGYTERADNKGKPLLNKAWRISSMSEFISYFGGAPKSQFEIKNEKPKGDAASEADFSVNGTEYFLEHKDQRYFLYHSMLLFFQNGGGACYVISVGKYDEGTIDKSKLDSGIKVLLKEQEPTMVVIPDAMSIKKDSDCIALQQSMLKHCGYVMKNRFAILDIYGGYKDQQDPSGNCIENFRNSLGINFLDFAAAYYPWLNTSIVQTNELNYENIANIDELTRLLDEEIDNSQLPDAKKADIKAQTAKLTAAPDAELHKILNVASPLYGTILQAVRSRLNLLPPSAAMAGVYSMVDNTRGVWKAPANVSLNAVVSPSVEITHDEQEDLNVTTAGKSINAIRSFIGEGTLVWGARTLDGNSLDWRYINVRRTMIMLEESIKLATKAYVFEPNVSNTWVTVKSMINNFLTSIWKRGGLAGATPEDAFGVFVGLGETMTPQDILDGILRVTVLVALSRPAEFIEITFQQQMQKS; the protein is encoded by the coding sequence ATGGGGCAGTACAAAACACCGGGTGTTTACATTGTTGAAAAAAATGCGTTTCCTAATTCTGTGGTCGAAGTTGCAACCGCAGTACCTGCTTTTATCGGGTATACAGAACGCGCAGACAATAAAGGAAAGCCATTGTTGAATAAAGCATGGCGCATTTCATCAATGTCTGAATTTATCAGTTATTTCGGGGGTGCGCCTAAATCGCAATTCGAAATCAAAAATGAAAAGCCCAAGGGAGATGCGGCCTCGGAAGCTGACTTCTCCGTCAATGGGACTGAATATTTTCTGGAGCATAAAGACCAGCGGTACTTCCTCTATCACAGCATGTTGCTTTTCTTTCAGAATGGCGGCGGGGCCTGTTATGTAATTTCGGTCGGCAAGTACGACGAAGGCACGATCGACAAGTCAAAACTCGATTCCGGAATCAAGGTGTTGCTCAAAGAGCAGGAACCCACCATGGTGGTTATTCCCGATGCCATGTCGATAAAAAAGGATTCAGATTGTATCGCCTTGCAGCAATCGATGCTGAAACATTGCGGATATGTCATGAAAAATCGTTTTGCAATTCTTGATATCTACGGCGGTTATAAGGATCAGCAAGATCCGAGCGGCAACTGCATCGAGAATTTCCGAAATAGCCTGGGCATTAATTTTCTGGATTTTGCGGCAGCCTATTATCCGTGGCTCAATACTTCGATAGTCCAGACAAACGAACTGAACTATGAAAATATTGCCAATATTGACGAACTGACGCGATTGCTTGATGAAGAAATAGACAACAGTCAGTTGCCCGATGCAAAAAAAGCCGATATAAAAGCGCAGACAGCAAAATTAACGGCTGCTCCTGATGCAGAATTACACAAAATACTGAATGTAGCCAGCCCGTTATACGGCACAATTTTGCAGGCGGTCAGAAGTCGATTGAATCTGTTGCCACCGAGCGCCGCAATGGCAGGTGTTTATTCCATGGTCGATAATACCCGCGGAGTGTGGAAGGCGCCGGCCAACGTCAGCCTTAATGCCGTTGTGTCGCCGTCTGTTGAAATCACCCATGACGAGCAGGAAGATTTGAATGTTACCACAGCAGGCAAATCGATTAATGCCATCCGGTCGTTTATCGGCGAGGGTACGCTGGTTTGGGGTGCGCGCACCCTGGACGGAAACAGTCTTGACTGGCGTTATATCAATGTGCGCAGAACCATGATCATGCTGGAAGAATCGATCAAGCTGGCAACCAAAGCGTATGTGTTTGAGCCAAATGTATCCAATACCTGGGTGACCGTCAAAAGTATGATTAATAATTTCCTGACAAGTATCTGGAAACGCGGCGGCCTGGCTGGCGCGACCCCCGAAGACGCTTTCGGCGTATTTGTCGGGCTGGGTGAAACCATGACGCCACAGGATATACTGGACGGTATATTGCGCGTTACGGTACTGGTTGCACTTAGCCGCCCGGCCGAGTTTATCGAGATAACATTCCAGCAGCAAATGCAGAAATCATAA
- a CDS encoding VOC family protein: protein MLEVAGIDHIVLRTGKLQEMLDFYCKVLGCKIERATSVETGLTQLRAGNALIDLVTVDSRLGRLGGEAPNRTGNNVDHFCLQLKPVTEDEILKHLLACGINAGKFVERYGAQGIGSSIYIHDPEGNTVELRSQI, encoded by the coding sequence ATGCTTGAAGTAGCCGGGATTGATCATATCGTTTTGAGAACAGGAAAATTGCAGGAAATGCTGGATTTTTACTGCAAAGTATTGGGTTGTAAAATCGAAAGGGCAACGTCTGTTGAAACCGGATTAACTCAGCTACGTGCAGGAAATGCATTGATTGATCTGGTTACCGTTGATAGCCGTCTGGGACGATTAGGCGGTGAGGCGCCTAATCGGACGGGGAACAATGTTGATCATTTTTGCCTTCAACTCAAGCCTGTGACCGAAGATGAAATCCTAAAACATTTGCTGGCATGTGGTATCAACGCCGGAAAATTTGTAGAAAGGTATGGCGCCCAGGGTATCGGCAGCTCGATATACATTCATGATCCTGAGGGAAATACCGTTGAGTTGCGTTCGCAAATTTAG
- the sucD gene encoding succinate--CoA ligase subunit alpha yields MSILINQNSRVMTQGITGKTGQFHTRMCREYANGNQCFVAGVNPRKPGEDFEGIPIFGTVKDAKEATGATVSVIYVPPPFAAAAIDEAVEAELDLVICITEGIPVRDMIRTRYKMQGKKTRLIGPNCPGIITPDEIKIGIMPGYIHKKGRIGVVSRSGTLTYEAVAQLMAQGLGQSTCIGIGGDPVNGLKHLDVLQLFNDDDETDAVLMVGEIGGSDEEECARWVKDHMNKPVVGFIAGVTAPPGKRMGHAGAIISGGKGTAQEKLAVMEECGIKVTRNPAEMGKLLKSVL; encoded by the coding sequence ATGTCCATCCTGATTAACCAGAACAGCCGTGTGATGACGCAAGGGATAACCGGAAAAACCGGTCAGTTTCATACCCGTATGTGCCGCGAGTACGCCAATGGCAATCAGTGTTTCGTCGCCGGTGTCAATCCGCGCAAACCCGGAGAAGACTTCGAGGGTATTCCGATATTTGGTACTGTAAAGGACGCCAAGGAAGCAACCGGCGCGACGGTTTCGGTGATTTATGTGCCACCGCCGTTTGCCGCAGCGGCAATCGATGAAGCTGTTGAGGCAGAGCTGGATCTGGTGATCTGCATAACCGAAGGCATTCCGGTGCGCGACATGATACGCACACGCTATAAAATGCAGGGCAAAAAAACCCGCTTGATCGGCCCGAACTGTCCCGGTATTATCACGCCCGATGAAATCAAAATCGGGATCATGCCCGGTTATATTCATAAGAAAGGCCGTATCGGCGTGGTGTCGCGCTCAGGCACGTTAACGTATGAAGCCGTTGCGCAGTTAATGGCGCAGGGACTGGGACAGTCGACCTGTATCGGTATCGGCGGCGATCCGGTCAATGGGCTGAAACATCTCGATGTGTTGCAGTTATTCAATGATGACGACGAAACCGACGCGGTGCTCATGGTCGGCGAAATCGGCGGATCCGACGAAGAGGAATGCGCGCGCTGGGTGAAAGATCATATGAATAAACCCGTGGTCGGATTTATCGCCGGCGTTACCGCACCGCCTGGAAAACGCATGGGGCATGCCGGTGCAATTATTTCCGGCGGCAAAGGCACTGCGCAGGAAAAGCTTGCAGTGATGGAAGAATGCGGCATCAAAGTGACGCGTAACCCGGCGGAAATGGGCAAATTGTTGAAATCGGTGCTTTAG